TACTACAAATTGGGGATAAAAAATATACTATTTCTAACCAATGGGGAAAAGGTAATATTGAAAAGTTTTTAGAGTATGTGGGTAGATTAGGTTATGAGATTGAAGAGATTTAAAAGGAAATTGTGAAATGAATGAAACAAGCATACTAATATATCAAAGCGATGATGGTAAAACAAAGTTAGAAACACGACTTGAAAATGAAACAGTGTGGCTTTCCCAAGAGCAAATGGGTGAGCTTTTTCAAAAAGCCCGTTCTACTATCAATGAACATATTAAAAATATATATGCCGAAAATGAGTTAGAAGAAGATGCAACTATGAAGAAATTCGGAATATCCGAATTTGCTAAAAAGCCTACTAACTTTTATAATTTAGACGTGATTATTTCAGTTGGATACAGAGTGAAATCACTTCAAGGCACAAAGTTTCGTCAATGGGCTACCACAAGGCTCAAAGAATACATAGTAAAAGGTTTTACTATGAATGACGAAATGCTTAAAGAAGTTGGCGGTGGAACTTATTTTGATGAACTACTTGCTCGTATTAGAGATATCCGTTCATCTGAAAAAGTTTTTTATAGAAAAGTCTTAGATATTTATGAAACAAGCATTGATTATGACGCAAAAGCGGAAACTTCTATAACTTTTTTTAAAACTATCCAAAATAAAATGCACTTCGCTGCTCACGGTCATACTGCTGCTGAAATTATTTTTCAAAGAGCAGATGCGACCGAGCAAAATATGGGGCTAACTACATTTAAAGGTGCAAAGCCAAATAAGCAAGAGATACAAATCGCTAAGAACTACTTAAATGAAGAAGAGCTAAATATTTTAAACCGTATTGTTTCAGCTTACTTGGAACTCGCAGAACTTCAAGCTTTAAACCGCAAACCAATGTATATGAAAGATTGGATAGAGAGACTTGATGAGTTTTTAAAAATGAGTGGAAATGAAATATTAACTCATAAAGGTTCTCGTGGTCATACGCAAGCAATAGAAAAAGCAAAAGCAGAATATGAACTCTATAAAGAACAAACAAAAAATGAATTATCAAGAGTTGAGAAAGATTTTATAGAGCATATCGAGAGCTCTCAAAAAGAGATAAAAGGAAAATAAGTGTTCATAAGAAGCGAAGTAAAAAGTAAAATCGACAGTATTTGGAACAAGTTTTGGAGTGGCGGTATCGCCAATCCGCTTAATGCGATAGAGCAGATAACAGCACTTATATTTTTAAAAATGCTGAGTGAAAAAGATACGCAAAAAATATCACAAGCTTCATTTACTGGAGAAGACTATGTGTCTATCTTTGAAAATGACAAACAAGCTAAGTGGGATAACTTCAAAGAGTTAGATAGTGTGAGTATGCTGAATACAGTTCGAGATGTGGCATTTCCTTTTATCAAAAAATACAACGAGGGAAGCGAGTTTAACAAATCACTTAAAGACTTAGCTTTTATCATTACAAAGCCATCACTACTAAGCGAAACAGTTGAAGCCCTTGAAGAGGTTTTTAGTATCCTTGAAGAGGACGATAAAGGCTTTATGGATAGCTTAGGGGATATGTATGAGTATCTTTTATCTGAGATAAGTTCAAGTGGTAAAAATGGACAGTTTAGAACTCCAAGACACATAATAAAAATGATTACTCAGCTTGTTAATCCACAAATTGGCGAAAGAGTATTTGACCCAAGTGTAGGAACAGCAGGATTTTTAGTAAGTGCTTATACTCATATGCTTCAACCATACACAGAAAAAGAGGGAAGATTAGGAGCTAATCTAACTGATAGCAACTTATGGGATAAGCTCTCAAATGATACATTCTTTGGTAATGACAGCGATATATCTATGATACGAATATCTATGATGAATATGATGCTTCACGATATAGAAAATCCACATATAAAACAAGTTGATACACTTGGAAAAGGCTACACTGAAAAAGACAAGTATCAAGTCGTTTTAGCTAATCCGCCATTCAAAGGGAGTATTGATAAAGAGGACAAAAGTGAAGATTTTAGTATCTCTTCTACTAAAACAGAGCTTCTTTTTGTGGATTTAATCACAAGGGTTTTAGATATTGGTGGTCGTTGTGGTGTTATCATTCCCGATGGTGTTTT
The sequence above is drawn from the Candidatus Sulfurimonas baltica genome and encodes:
- a CDS encoding virulence RhuM family protein, with the protein product MNETSILIYQSDDGKTKLETRLENETVWLSQEQMGELFQKARSTINEHIKNIYAENELEEDATMKKFGISEFAKKPTNFYNLDVIISVGYRVKSLQGTKFRQWATTRLKEYIVKGFTMNDEMLKEVGGGTYFDELLARIRDIRSSEKVFYRKVLDIYETSIDYDAKAETSITFFKTIQNKMHFAAHGHTAAEIIFQRADATEQNMGLTTFKGAKPNKQEIQIAKNYLNEEELNILNRIVSAYLELAELQALNRKPMYMKDWIERLDEFLKMSGNEILTHKGSRGHTQAIEKAKAEYELYKEQTKNELSRVEKDFIEHIESSQKEIKGK
- a CDS encoding type I restriction-modification system subunit M, whose product is MFIRSEVKSKIDSIWNKFWSGGIANPLNAIEQITALIFLKMLSEKDTQKISQASFTGEDYVSIFENDKQAKWDNFKELDSVSMLNTVRDVAFPFIKKYNEGSEFNKSLKDLAFIITKPSLLSETVEALEEVFSILEEDDKGFMDSLGDMYEYLLSEISSSGKNGQFRTPRHIIKMITQLVNPQIGERVFDPSVGTAGFLVSAYTHMLQPYTEKEGRLGANLTDSNLWDKLSNDTFFGNDSDISMIRISMMNMMLHDIENPHIKQVDTLGKGYTEKDKYQVVLANPPFKGSIDKEDKSEDFSISSTKTELLFVDLITRVLDIGGRCGVIIPDGVLFGSSNAHKTLRKNLLENNELKAVISMPSGVFKPYAGVSTAVLVFVKGGSTDKVWFYDMEADGYSLDDKRNKIEQNDIPNIIEKYKQKDTAEYKSTKKHFFIDVADIVANDYDLSINRYKTIEYEEIEYPPTNEILGDIEALSVSINSDLQELKQLL